One window of Chryseobacterium indologenes genomic DNA carries:
- a CDS encoding winged helix-turn-helix transcriptional regulator gives MAKITENGIEREASCTEELFAMRDSLDVLGGKWKLMILRYLTNRPDQMIHFKKLERGIEGISAKMLSKELKELETNLLITRTIQDTKPITVTYAVTEYGKSVFPVTETLVNWGIIHREKIKESMG, from the coding sequence ATGGCAAAAATTACTGAAAACGGCATCGAAAGAGAAGCCAGCTGTACGGAAGAATTGTTCGCAATGCGGGACAGTCTGGATGTTTTAGGAGGAAAATGGAAACTGATGATTTTACGATATCTGACAAACAGACCGGATCAAATGATCCATTTTAAAAAGCTGGAACGCGGTATTGAAGGAATATCCGCCAAAATGCTGAGCAAAGAATTAAAAGAACTGGAAACAAATCTTCTGATCACAAGAACCATTCAGGACACGAAACCTATCACGGTAACGTATGCAGTAACCGAATACGGGAAGTCTGTATTTCCGGTGACTGAAACATTGGTAAACTGGGGAATAATTCATCGGGAGAAAATCAAAGAATCAATGGGATAA
- a CDS encoding thioredoxin fold domain-containing protein, which produces MKKIALFLMLVPCFYLSQMKTGTFSDLEVQQKENPKPVVIHLYTDWCAVCKIESYRLSKDKELMSMMNDHFYFVNFEAEKTKEKIHFQDQDFEYLQNGNSGIHELALALSKNKNQPVYPLWVFLDKDQNLVYYQEGQMTPEKMKEKLLEISAL; this is translated from the coding sequence ATGAAAAAAATAGCTTTATTTTTAATGTTAGTGCCCTGTTTTTATCTGTCTCAGATGAAGACAGGCACTTTTTCTGATCTTGAGGTACAGCAGAAAGAAAACCCTAAGCCGGTTGTTATTCACCTTTATACAGACTGGTGTGCGGTCTGTAAAATTGAATCTTACCGTTTGAGTAAAGATAAAGAGCTGATGAGTATGATGAATGATCATTTCTATTTTGTAAATTTTGAGGCAGAGAAAACAAAGGAGAAAATTCATTTCCAGGATCAGGATTTTGAATATCTGCAGAATGGAAATTCAGGAATTCATGAATTAGCACTTGCTTTGTCAAAGAATAAAAATCAGCCCGTTTATCCTTTATGGGTATTCCTGGATAAGGATCAGAATCTGGTGTATTATCAGGAAGGGCAGATGACGCCTGAAAAAATGAAGGAGAAACTATTGGAAATTTCTGCTTTGTAA
- a CDS encoding cupin domain-containing protein: MNKIPRRIVTGIKNGKSIIVEDQQVENAVEHFPGLIISDVWNTQTMPASLEFETRIPNIGFPQTPKNGTYFRYVVVPPDKDLGVEWKKNEPHPMMQQTPTLDYIIILSGELYLIMEEGETLLKPGDIVIQRGTNHAWSNRSDEPCVQLAVLIDANI, translated from the coding sequence ATGAACAAAATACCAAGACGGATCGTAACAGGAATTAAAAACGGGAAATCGATCATTGTAGAAGACCAGCAGGTAGAAAATGCAGTGGAACATTTTCCTGGACTGATCATTTCGGACGTGTGGAATACACAGACAATGCCAGCAAGCCTGGAATTTGAAACCAGAATTCCTAACATCGGATTTCCACAAACTCCCAAAAACGGCACTTACTTCCGGTATGTAGTGGTTCCGCCTGATAAAGATTTAGGGGTTGAGTGGAAAAAGAATGAACCTCATCCGATGATGCAACAAACTCCGACACTGGACTATATCATTATCCTTTCCGGTGAACTCTATCTGATTATGGAAGAAGGAGAAACGCTTCTGAAACCGGGCGATATTGTCATTCAGCGGGGAACCAATCATGCGTGGAGCAACCGTTCTGATGAGCCGTGTGTTCAGCTGGCTGTGCTGATAGATGCTAATATTTAA
- a CDS encoding NADP-dependent oxidoreductase, producing the protein MKAVILNKNGKLEDSFTEQPKPKDNEVLIQIKASGFNPIDYQMLENELERKLISSPILGRELSGIIVDKGPEVTQFNIGDEVYCGSGSMGSNGTYAEYIAVPEAIVSFKPKNISFEQAASIPSAGLTSLQIFNRLKLNPENTALVTGAAGGVGSFLIKLLLAHNIRQITATVGSEENRQMLLNLGLKSHQIINYRDENLIENILKANNDQPFEYGIDLVGNYMSEVTAKVLKINGTYVDVTALVTKDAHEELFNKGTLIMNISNYTYGMIKKYEYYKNSLLEIKKLIENETILPPQYKLIGNLSLDTVLQAHSLLKNNQTQGHKLIMKH; encoded by the coding sequence ATGAAAGCAGTTATTTTAAATAAAAACGGAAAGCTGGAAGACAGCTTTACTGAACAGCCAAAACCTAAAGATAATGAGGTTTTAATCCAGATTAAAGCCAGTGGTTTCAATCCTATAGATTACCAGATGCTGGAAAATGAACTTGAACGTAAACTGATCAGTTCACCCATATTAGGGAGAGAACTATCAGGAATCATTGTTGACAAAGGTCCCGAAGTTACACAGTTCAATATTGGTGATGAGGTCTATTGCGGCAGCGGCTCTATGGGAAGCAACGGTACTTACGCAGAATATATTGCCGTACCTGAAGCTATTGTGTCTTTTAAACCTAAGAATATCTCATTTGAACAGGCGGCTTCCATTCCTTCCGCAGGACTTACCTCTTTACAGATCTTTAACCGTCTGAAGTTAAATCCGGAAAATACAGCTCTTGTAACAGGTGCAGCCGGAGGCGTTGGTTCATTTTTGATCAAACTTTTATTGGCCCATAATATCCGGCAGATCACAGCAACCGTTGGCAGTGAAGAAAACCGGCAGATGCTTCTTAATTTAGGATTAAAAAGTCATCAGATCATTAATTACAGAGATGAAAACCTTATTGAAAATATTTTAAAAGCCAATAATGATCAACCTTTTGAATATGGAATCGATCTCGTAGGAAATTATATGTCAGAAGTGACTGCTAAAGTTTTAAAAATTAATGGAACTTACGTAGACGTAACAGCTTTAGTCACTAAGGATGCTCATGAAGAATTATTCAACAAAGGAACTTTGATTATGAATATCTCCAATTATACTTACGGAATGATCAAAAAATATGAGTATTACAAGAACAGCTTACTTGAAATAAAAAAGCTCATTGAAAACGAAACGATTCTTCCTCCACAGTATAAACTCATAGGAAATCTTTCTCTGGACACCGTTCTGCAGGCGCATTCTCTATTAAAAAACAATCAGACACAAGGTCATAAACTTATCATGAAACACTAA